The nucleotide sequence CCATTAGACAGCCGATCAAAACTAGCCGCCATTCTCGCGGCAGCACCAGGAGAGATTAAACCCGGACGCACTGCCACTAAAAAACGCATTCGTTGAGTATGGGCCGCCAAGTAAGAAGCGGCAATCCAAGAATCCTCACAAGAGCGTCCAGTGGGTAATAATGCTCCTGTAAAACCCAAATGATCCACCGCTTGAGCAATTTGTTTAAGATAACCTGGGTTAGTTGAGCGCCCACCAAGCCCTGTACCTAAGTAACGCCCATCTCCGTGAGTCGGAATAAACCAAAGAAGTTGCATCATTTTCTCCTTGACTAATTGGATTTTTCGGTCAAATCTTTAACTTGAATTGGCTTAGGTAAAAGCTTTAAGCCGAGGAAAGTATCAGCGATCTGTTGTTGATAAGCGGTAATCTCCCCATTAATTGGCTCAATTCCTCCCGGACGGCGTTTTAAAACCTCTTCTAGGGTGGGAACATCCAAACCTAATTCAGGAGCCAGCAAGGTTGCCGCTTCAGTCACGTTAGTTTTTGCCCAACTATCTGCCTTTTTGGTTTCCTCGATAATGGTTTTGACTCGTTCGGGATATTGTTCCACAAACGGTTTAGCCGCTAGATAAAATTCGCGGTTAGCTACTATCCCCTCGCCATCCTCTAAAACTCTGGCACCTGTTGCCCGTTTGGCTGCGGTGAAAAACGGGTCCCAAATTGCCCAAGCATCTACGCTTCCCTGTTCAAAAGCGGCTCTAGCATCGGCAGGCGGCAAAAAAATGATGTTAATATCTTCATATTTTAGCCCCGCTTTTTCTAAGGCTTTTACTAAAAAGAAATGCACATTAGACCCCTTATTGAGAACCACCTTTTTTCCCTTCAAATCAGCTAAAGTCTTAAGGGGAGAATCTTGTTTAACTAAAATCCCCTCAGCTTTAGGATTAGGGGTTTGACTGGCTACATAAACCAGAGGGGCACCGGCGGCTTGAGCAAAAATAGGTGGGGCTTCTCCGGTATGCCCAAAATCGATGCTACCAGCATTAAGGGCTTCCAACAGTTGAGGACCTGCCGGAAACTGTAACCATTGCACCGAGATCCCCTCCCCTTTCAGTCGTTGTTCTAAATTTCCTCTCGCTTTCAAAATATTGAGCGTTCCAAATTTCTGATAACCAATGCGAATCACTTTACTTTCAACATTATTGGTTACAGGATTGCTTGGAGAAGAAGAACTAACCGGTAAATTTGTCTGAGTTGAGCTACAAGCCGTTAAAATTATCCCTACAATAACTAGGAAAATAATTTTCTTTGCGCCCTTTGCGCCCTTGTGCGAAACCCAAAAATCTAACAGATTAAGTCGAAGGTTTCCAAATAGCATCTTGTACTTTGATAGATTTGGGAATAATTTTTAATCGATAAAAAGTATTAGCAATTGCCTGTTGTTCGGCCACCATTTCTGGTGTTATCGGTTTAAAACTGTAATTACGTCGTTTGGTGACAACCTCGAGAATGGATGGTTCGATTTTCAGCAAAGGAGAGAGTAACTGGGCCACCTGTTTAGGATTATTTTTTGCCCAATTGGATACCGTTTGTGTTTCTTGTTGAATAGCCTTAATAATCTTGGGATATTTTGTGACAAAAGATTGATACCCTAAGAAAAAATCTCGATTCTTGACTAATTGCTGGCTATCGACCAATACACGAGCATTAGCTTGGCTTTGGGCTATTGCATAATAAGGGTCCCAAATTCCCCAAGCATCGACGCTTCCCTGCTCAAAAGCGGCTCTAGCATCGGCAGGAGATAAATAGGCGGGTTTGATGTCACCCCAAGAGAGTCCGGCTTTTTCCAAGGCTTTGACCACTAGATAATGGGCGCTAGAGCTTTTGGCTAAGGCGACGGTTTTACCTTTTAAGTCTTTGACGCTTTTAATGGGAGAATTTTTCTTAACCAAAATGGCAGAACTTTTATCTTTAGGGTCACTACCTCCTACATATACTAAAGGCACTCCGGCGGCTTGAGCGATAACTGGCGGTGTATCCCCTGTACGAGCAATGTCAATACTACCGGCATTAAGCGCTTCTAACATCGGTGGTCCGGATTGAAATTCTATCCATTCAATAGAAGACACTCCTAATGCTTTTAGCCGAGTTTTTAGGTTTCCTTTGGCTTTGACTAGAGTGAGTGGATCAAATTTTTGATGTCCGATTCGCAAGACGATCGAGGGTGATGGCGAAGACTGAGCAACTCTTACACTTTGAGCGTTAGACACCTTGCCAATACAGGCTACAACCAGGAGACTCA is from Gloeothece verrucosa PCC 7822 and encodes:
- a CDS encoding sulfonate ABC transporter substrate-binding protein, producing MLFGNLRLNLLDFWVSHKGAKGAKKIIFLVIVGIILTACSSTQTNLPVSSSSPSNPVTNNVESKVIRIGYQKFGTLNILKARGNLEQRLKGEGISVQWLQFPAGPQLLEALNAGSIDFGHTGEAPPIFAQAAGAPLVYVASQTPNPKAEGILVKQDSPLKTLADLKGKKVVLNKGSNVHFFLVKALEKAGLKYEDINIIFLPPADARAAFEQGSVDAWAIWDPFFTAAKRATGARVLEDGEGIVANREFYLAAKPFVEQYPERVKTIIEETKKADSWAKTNVTEAATLLAPELGLDVPTLEEVLKRRPGGIEPINGEITAYQQQIADTFLGLKLLPKPIQVKDLTEKSN
- a CDS encoding sulfonate ABC transporter substrate-binding protein, whose product is MWSKRWVRRYVLLFALPLALSLLVVACIGKVSNAQSVRVAQSSPSPSIVLRIGHQKFDPLTLVKAKGNLKTRLKALGVSSIEWIEFQSGPPMLEALNAGSIDIARTGDTPPVIAQAAGVPLVYVGGSDPKDKSSAILVKKNSPIKSVKDLKGKTVALAKSSSAHYLVVKALEKAGLSWGDIKPAYLSPADARAAFEQGSVDAWGIWDPYYAIAQSQANARVLVDSQQLVKNRDFFLGYQSFVTKYPKIIKAIQQETQTVSNWAKNNPKQVAQLLSPLLKIEPSILEVVTKRRNYSFKPITPEMVAEQQAIANTFYRLKIIPKSIKVQDAIWKPST